The Beijerinckiaceae bacterium RH AL1 genome has a segment encoding these proteins:
- the yedY gene encoding putative protein-methionine-sulfoxide reductase subunit YedZ1 (ID:RHAL1_03371;~source:Prodigal:2.6), whose amino-acid sequence MKSIFRPDRVPDPAILDDHRPLIRSIERRGFLRGSLTLGALTMLTGCDVAEPSSVQSALLSLSSFNDRVQQFLFDPTKLAPTYPESMVLKPPRFNAYYDVDDVKEIDGQDWKLELSGLIADKRPWTLQALAALPQQDEIIRHVCVEGWDYIGEWSGVPFRTFLERVGADLTAKYVAFKTADDYPSSIDMATALHPQTLLATTYAKETLAAPFGYPVRLRMSTKLGYKNPKWITAIEVTNTYPGGYWEKSGFNWFAGL is encoded by the coding sequence ATGAAGTCGATCTTTCGGCCCGACAGGGTGCCCGATCCGGCGATCCTCGACGATCACCGCCCGCTGATCCGCTCGATCGAGCGCCGCGGCTTCCTGCGCGGCAGCCTGACGCTCGGTGCGCTGACGATGCTCACCGGCTGCGACGTGGCCGAGCCGTCCTCCGTGCAATCGGCACTGCTGTCGCTCTCGTCCTTCAACGATCGCGTCCAGCAGTTCCTGTTCGATCCGACGAAGCTCGCGCCGACCTACCCTGAGTCGATGGTGCTGAAGCCGCCGCGCTTCAACGCCTACTACGACGTGGACGACGTGAAGGAGATCGACGGGCAGGACTGGAAGCTCGAGCTCTCGGGCCTCATCGCCGACAAGCGGCCCTGGACCCTGCAGGCTCTCGCCGCGCTGCCGCAGCAGGACGAGATCATCCGGCACGTTTGCGTCGAAGGGTGGGACTACATCGGCGAGTGGTCCGGCGTGCCGTTCCGCACCTTCCTCGAGCGCGTCGGCGCCGACCTCACGGCCAAGTACGTGGCCTTCAAGACGGCCGACGATTATCCGAGCAGCATCGACATGGCGACGGCGCTGCATCCGCAGACGCTCCTCGCCACCACGTACGCGAAAGAGACGCTGGCGGCGCCGTTCGGCTATCCGGTGCGGCTGCGCATGTCGACGAAGCTCGGCTACAAGAACCCGAAGTGGATCACCGCGATCGAGGTGACGAACACCTATCCCGGTGGCTACTGGGAGAAGAGCGGCTTCAACTGGTTCGCGGGGCTCTGA
- a CDS encoding exported protein of unknown function (ID:RHAL1_03372;~source:Prodigal:2.6): MLAFALVLSGLVSGMARADDDDNDKSDDKPETLAEKAAGRFPQPVVVGTLIHRAVLQPLESQPVLGHVEQVVRAPDKTIYVIVDYGGFLGFGTRPIAVPLDAMAISGQFMDILEFTPEQLDKFPTFKPGADTPLAPDASISVPLAKPSH; encoded by the coding sequence ATGCTCGCCTTCGCCCTCGTCCTGTCGGGCCTCGTCTCCGGCATGGCGCGCGCGGACGACGACGACAACGACAAGTCCGACGACAAACCGGAAACGTTGGCCGAGAAAGCGGCGGGACGGTTTCCGCAGCCGGTCGTCGTCGGCACGCTGATCCACCGCGCCGTCCTGCAGCCGCTGGAGAGCCAGCCGGTGCTCGGCCACGTCGAGCAGGTCGTGCGCGCGCCGGACAAGACGATCTACGTCATCGTCGACTACGGCGGCTTTCTCGGCTTCGGCACGCGACCAATCGCGGTCCCGCTCGACGCGATGGCCATCTCCGGTCAGTTCATGGACATCCTCGAGTTCACGCCCGAGCAGCTCGACAAGTTCCCGACCTTCAAGCCCGGCGCCGACACGCCGCTTGCGCCGGACGCGAGCATCTCTGTCCCGCTGGCGAAGCCCTCGCACTGA
- a CDS encoding protein of unknown function (ID:RHAL1_03373;~source:Prodigal:2.6) has product MRSPLVQPLRLERDGSARRANAVVRGPEPREFPIVCRPSSHLSSEFAADVLLCDVTAGPTRSWKDCAAPIAVEDAVRSGHRQVVVASSGNHGRAIAHACRARGLKAAVLVYERTPADVVASLLALDAEVYRAPDRAAVHAALAAFRADGWYAATLLDELRASTLMPGAVGYRRIARAIADAVADDPIVVVPTCYGDGATAIEQHLVQLGRQPTMCLVRAAAGDKAIAASIATDVVTAQVATLHATGAIDVGLKDEAFRAGVVTMNAAVGKRLDLAEGGTPGALAYLADIGLLRSGRSVVCVVTGALYPGLSG; this is encoded by the coding sequence GTGAGGTCGCCGCTCGTCCAGCCGCTGCGCCTCGAGCGCGACGGAAGCGCCAGGCGCGCAAACGCGGTCGTGCGTGGGCCGGAGCCGCGCGAGTTTCCGATCGTTTGCCGTCCATCTTCACACCTGTCTTCCGAGTTCGCGGCCGACGTCCTGCTCTGCGACGTCACCGCAGGACCGACGCGCTCGTGGAAGGATTGCGCCGCGCCGATCGCGGTCGAGGACGCCGTGCGGTCCGGCCACCGGCAGGTGGTCGTCGCCTCCTCCGGCAATCACGGCCGAGCCATCGCCCATGCCTGCCGGGCGCGGGGCCTGAAGGCCGCCGTCCTCGTCTACGAGCGGACGCCGGCCGATGTCGTCGCGAGCCTGCTCGCGCTCGACGCCGAGGTCTATCGCGCGCCGGATCGCGCCGCGGTGCACGCCGCCCTCGCGGCGTTCCGCGCCGACGGCTGGTATGCCGCGACCTTGCTCGACGAGCTGCGGGCGAGCACCCTGATGCCGGGCGCCGTCGGCTACCGGCGCATCGCCCGCGCCATCGCCGATGCCGTCGCCGACGACCCGATCGTTGTGGTGCCAACCTGCTACGGCGACGGCGCGACGGCGATCGAGCAGCATCTCGTGCAGCTCGGACGCCAGCCGACGATGTGCCTCGTCCGCGCCGCGGCCGGCGACAAGGCCATCGCGGCCTCGATCGCCACCGACGTGGTGACGGCGCAGGTCGCCACCCTGCACGCTACGGGCGCGATCGACGTCGGGCTCAAGGACGAAGCTTTCCGCGCCGGCGTCGTCACGATGAACGCAGCGGTGGGAAAGCGGCTCGATCTCGCCGAAGGCGGCACGCCGGGCGCGCTGGCCTATCTCGCCGACATTGGCCTCCTGAGGAGCGGCCGGTCGGTCGTCTGCGTCGTGACTGGTGCGCTCTATCCAGGGCTGTCCGGCTGA
- a CDS encoding UDP-glucose--dolichyl-phosphate glucosyltransferase (ID:RHAL1_03374;~source:Prodigal:2.6) produces the protein MVPPLVLAIPTLNEAESIGALLDAIPKETVSAVMVADGGSTDGTCEIAERAGAQVLQAGRGYGRACLMAAMAAPDDAILVFMDGDGADDPGAIATLAAPIAAGTHDFVIGSRVSGTREAGSMAWHQIAAGYLIGQAIRVLYRTRYTDMCAFRAISRRSLLSLGMREMTYGWNLEMQMRAARAGLRILEVPVHNRRRIGGTSKVAGSLRGTLRAGTRIVATFFRVAGERQTSGAGA, from the coding sequence ATGGTGCCGCCGCTCGTTCTCGCCATACCGACTCTCAACGAGGCGGAGTCGATCGGCGCGCTCCTCGATGCGATCCCGAAGGAAACCGTCTCGGCCGTCATGGTCGCAGACGGCGGCAGCACGGACGGCACCTGCGAGATCGCCGAGCGCGCGGGGGCTCAAGTGCTGCAGGCGGGCCGCGGCTATGGACGCGCCTGCCTGATGGCCGCGATGGCGGCGCCCGACGACGCGATCCTCGTCTTCATGGACGGCGACGGCGCGGACGACCCCGGTGCGATCGCCACCCTCGCCGCGCCGATCGCCGCCGGCACGCATGATTTCGTCATCGGCTCGCGCGTCAGCGGCACGCGCGAGGCCGGCAGCATGGCCTGGCACCAGATCGCCGCCGGCTACCTCATCGGCCAGGCGATCCGCGTGCTCTATCGCACGCGCTACACCGACATGTGCGCCTTCCGCGCGATCTCGCGACGCAGCCTGCTCTCGCTGGGCATGCGCGAGATGACCTACGGCTGGAACCTCGAGATGCAGATGCGGGCGGCTCGCGCCGGCCTGCGCATCCTGGAAGTGCCGGTCCACAACCGGCGCCGCATCGGCGGCACGTCGAAGGTCGCCGGCAGCCTGCGCGGCACGCTCCGCGCCGGCACGCGAATCGTCGCGACCTTCTTCCGCGTTGCCGGCGAGCGGCAGACGTCCGGTGCGGGCGCGTGA
- a CDS encoding Radical SAM protein (ID:RHAL1_03375;~source:Prodigal:2.6), whose translation METLSPSKPVDPRRYFESVAPQRAKRTEREPVCLYLEVTNRCNLLCTTCPRTYVELEPPADMSWELFTSIVDQMPNVQRAVLHGVGEPMLVKNLPQMVRYLKDRGIYTLFNTNGTLLTERNGRAMIDAGLDEMRVSLDASNPTSYLAVRGKNYFARILHNVTRFRAIQEREGHALPKVSAWLTGLKETIAELPDFVRVAADIGVKEVYLQRLVFFEDDAIGLARPDQALYEQMNAEEAVHIAEAERLAASLGMTFSASGAASEPGMSLKRQEDGSPWSLCRRPWSVMYFTANGRALPCCIAPFSQRGYENYTLGDATKESLRDIWNGAAYSDFREALLSDAPPKACASCGLRWSL comes from the coding sequence ATGGAGACCCTGTCGCCATCCAAGCCGGTTGACCCGCGTCGTTACTTCGAAAGCGTGGCGCCGCAGCGGGCCAAGCGCACCGAGCGCGAGCCCGTGTGCCTCTATCTGGAGGTGACGAACCGCTGCAACCTGCTGTGCACGACGTGCCCACGCACCTACGTCGAGCTCGAGCCGCCGGCCGACATGTCGTGGGAGCTCTTCACCTCCATCGTCGACCAGATGCCGAACGTGCAGCGCGCTGTGCTGCACGGCGTCGGCGAGCCGATGCTGGTGAAGAACCTGCCGCAGATGGTTCGCTATCTGAAGGACCGCGGCATCTACACGCTCTTCAACACCAACGGCACGCTGCTGACCGAGCGCAACGGGCGCGCGATGATCGACGCCGGGCTCGACGAGATGCGCGTGTCGCTCGATGCCTCCAACCCTACCTCGTATCTGGCGGTGCGCGGCAAGAACTACTTCGCCCGCATCCTCCACAACGTGACGCGCTTCCGCGCGATCCAGGAGCGCGAGGGTCACGCGCTGCCCAAGGTGTCGGCGTGGCTGACGGGGCTGAAGGAAACGATCGCCGAGCTGCCGGACTTCGTGCGCGTCGCCGCCGACATCGGCGTGAAGGAGGTCTACCTGCAGCGCCTGGTGTTCTTCGAGGACGATGCGATCGGCCTCGCGCGGCCGGACCAGGCGCTCTACGAGCAGATGAATGCCGAGGAGGCGGTGCATATCGCCGAGGCGGAGCGGCTCGCCGCCTCGCTCGGCATGACGTTCAGCGCGTCGGGCGCAGCGTCCGAGCCCGGCATGAGCCTGAAGCGGCAGGAGGACGGTTCGCCCTGGTCGCTTTGCCGCCGTCCCTGGTCGGTGATGTACTTCACGGCCAACGGCCGCGCGCTGCCCTGCTGCATCGCGCCGTTCTCGCAGCGCGGCTACGAGAACTACACGCTCGGCGATGCCACCAAGGAGAGCCTGCGCGACATCTGGAACGGGGCCGCCTACAGCGACTTCCGCGAGGCGCTTCTCTCCGATGCGCCGCCGAAGGCCTGTGCGAGCTGCGGCCTCCGCTGGAGCCTGTGA
- a CDS encoding hypothetical protein (ID:RHAL1_03376;~conserved membrane protein of unknown function;~source:Prodigal:2.6) codes for MTRRALLWLVGLAVPMIAVQVVLAWSILPDSYDAIVNFMWVEVPLYAVAVIVVLRDKGSDPAATRRAVAFILVVAAVLRVMVVQIDPESTDINRYVWDGRVQGAGINPYGHIPADPALAFLRDDEIYPEINRKDYAPTIYPPFAQIVFFLTTRLSEKLWVMKSVMLAFDGVTIWALMRLLKARRIPPTRILLYAWHPVPIWQFSGDGHIDSVAVAGLCLALLAAEMKRPVLAGIALGAATLTKVFPVLIGPALYRRWDWKLPLAGFLTIVVLYLPYIGAGTKLLGYSSGYSNEEHFSDGLGVYWWLLAQHIAPGLPQSAFAIYWPLAALALLGLGLASVFRARPFPADICGAFLIATTFTLLTSPHYIWYMAWLVPFLCFYPLWSVIWLTGAATFMNNLEWPNNFVGGSIVFLPFFAIASCELAIRVLRDKRKRHGDPVAIQAG; via the coding sequence ATGACGCGTCGCGCGCTGCTTTGGCTCGTCGGGCTCGCCGTGCCCATGATCGCCGTCCAGGTCGTGCTGGCCTGGTCGATCCTGCCCGACTCCTACGACGCCATCGTCAATTTCATGTGGGTCGAGGTTCCGCTCTACGCTGTCGCCGTGATCGTCGTGCTGCGCGACAAGGGCAGCGATCCCGCCGCCACGCGGCGCGCCGTCGCGTTCATCCTCGTCGTCGCCGCCGTCCTGCGCGTGATGGTCGTCCAGATCGATCCCGAGTCGACCGACATCAACCGCTACGTCTGGGACGGTCGCGTCCAGGGCGCCGGCATCAATCCTTATGGGCACATCCCCGCCGACCCCGCGCTCGCGTTCCTGCGCGACGATGAGATCTACCCCGAGATCAACCGCAAGGATTACGCGCCGACGATCTATCCGCCGTTCGCGCAGATCGTCTTCTTCCTGACGACCCGGCTCAGCGAGAAGCTGTGGGTCATGAAGTCGGTCATGCTCGCCTTCGACGGTGTGACGATCTGGGCCTTGATGCGGCTTCTGAAGGCGCGGCGGATCCCGCCGACGCGCATCCTGCTCTACGCCTGGCATCCCGTGCCGATCTGGCAGTTCAGCGGCGACGGCCACATCGACTCCGTCGCCGTCGCCGGCCTCTGCCTCGCGCTGCTCGCCGCCGAGATGAAGCGCCCCGTCCTCGCCGGCATCGCGCTCGGGGCCGCCACGCTGACGAAGGTCTTTCCCGTCCTCATCGGGCCGGCGCTCTACCGGCGCTGGGACTGGAAGCTGCCGCTCGCCGGCTTCCTCACGATCGTCGTGCTCTACCTGCCGTATATCGGCGCCGGCACGAAGCTGCTTGGCTATTCCTCCGGCTACTCCAACGAGGAGCATTTCTCGGACGGCCTCGGCGTCTACTGGTGGCTGCTCGCCCAGCACATCGCGCCCGGCCTGCCGCAAAGTGCCTTCGCGATCTACTGGCCGCTCGCCGCGCTCGCGCTGCTCGGCCTCGGGCTTGCAAGCGTGTTCCGCGCGCGGCCGTTTCCGGCCGACATCTGCGGTGCCTTCCTGATTGCCACGACCTTCACGCTGCTGACATCGCCACACTACATTTGGTACATGGCATGGCTCGTGCCGTTTCTCTGTTTCTACCCGCTCTGGTCAGTGATCTGGCTGACCGGCGCCGCGACCTTCATGAACAATCTCGAGTGGCCGAACAATTTCGTCGGCGGCTCCATCGTCTTTCTACCCTTCTTCGCGATCGCCTCATGCGAACTCGCCATTCGCGTCCTCCGAGACAAAAGGAAAAGACATGGAGACCCTGTCGCCATCCAAGCCGGTTGA
- a CDS encoding hypothetical protein (ID:RHAL1_03377;~conserved protein of unknown function;~source:Prodigal:2.6), with translation MQPDAPSNDRALPRCGIAVMAKASKPGRTKTRLGAVVGPEQAALLNTAFLEDIAENLAAACALSPIAGYVAFGPPEEIDFFDFLPAHIGRFVAWQPTFGETLEAAIRHMLAGGHEAACVLNSDSPTLPTSILVEAAQALARPGDRIVFGPSNDGGYYLLGMKTMHAHLFEDITWSTDRVAQETMQRAAELGLEVHHLPEWYDVDDALSFEILRAELAGERSFGPPELTPAAATHTRALLATIKARGALDDRITVA, from the coding sequence ATGCAGCCCGATGCTCCCTCCAACGACCGAGCGCTTCCCCGCTGCGGCATCGCCGTGATGGCGAAGGCGTCGAAGCCGGGCCGCACGAAGACGCGGCTCGGCGCGGTCGTCGGTCCCGAGCAGGCCGCGCTCCTGAACACGGCGTTTCTCGAAGACATTGCGGAAAACCTCGCGGCGGCCTGCGCGCTCAGCCCGATCGCCGGCTACGTCGCCTTCGGGCCGCCGGAGGAGATCGATTTCTTCGACTTTCTCCCCGCGCACATCGGGCGGTTTGTGGCCTGGCAGCCGACGTTCGGCGAAACGCTCGAGGCGGCGATCCGCCACATGCTCGCCGGCGGGCACGAGGCCGCCTGCGTTCTCAACTCCGACAGTCCGACCCTGCCGACGTCGATCCTCGTCGAGGCCGCACAGGCGCTGGCGCGGCCCGGAGATCGCATCGTCTTCGGGCCGTCGAACGACGGCGGCTACTACCTGCTCGGCATGAAGACGATGCACGCGCACCTGTTCGAAGACATCACCTGGAGCACCGATCGCGTCGCGCAGGAGACCATGCAGCGGGCAGCCGAGCTCGGGCTCGAGGTGCATCATCTGCCGGAGTGGTACGACGTCGACGACGCGCTCTCGTTCGAGATCCTGCGCGCCGAGCTCGCCGGCGAGCGCTCCTTCGGCCCACCGGAGCTGACGCCGGCTGCGGCGACGCACACGAGAGCCCTGCTTGCGACTATCAAGGCCCGCGGCGCCCTCGACGACCGCATCACGGTCGCATGA
- the aqpZ gene encoding aquaporin (ID:RHAL1_03378;~source:Prodigal:2.6) translates to MLQHDLMRRTGAEFFGTFWLTFGGCGAAVLDAAFPQLGIGFLGVAFAFGLTVLTMAYAVGHISGGHFNPAVTLGLWSAGRCANHHVGPYIVAQVLGAVAGAGMLYLIASGKTDFVAGGFASNGYGEYSPGKYALGSCFAMEFIATFFFLFIIIGTTSKGAATGFAGIPIGFALVLIHLVSIPVTNTSVNPARSTGPALFAGGAHIGQLWLFWLAPILGAVTAGLLAKMLYEPNDAVDTVIGDHSVAKPV, encoded by the coding sequence ATGTTGCAACACGACCTGATGCGCCGCACCGGCGCCGAGTTCTTCGGGACCTTCTGGCTCACCTTCGGCGGCTGCGGCGCCGCGGTGCTGGACGCCGCCTTCCCGCAGCTCGGCATCGGCTTCCTCGGCGTTGCCTTTGCCTTCGGCCTCACCGTGCTGACGATGGCCTACGCCGTCGGCCACATCTCCGGCGGCCACTTCAACCCCGCGGTCACGCTCGGGCTCTGGTCGGCCGGGCGCTGCGCGAACCATCACGTCGGGCCCTATATCGTCGCCCAGGTTCTCGGCGCGGTCGCCGGTGCCGGAATGCTCTATCTCATCGCATCGGGAAAGACCGACTTCGTCGCCGGCGGCTTCGCCTCGAACGGCTACGGCGAATACAGCCCGGGCAAGTACGCGCTGGGGTCGTGCTTCGCGATGGAGTTCATCGCCACCTTCTTCTTCCTCTTCATCATCATCGGCACGACGTCGAAGGGCGCGGCCACGGGCTTCGCCGGCATCCCGATCGGATTCGCCCTGGTGCTGATCCATCTCGTGTCGATCCCGGTCACCAACACGTCGGTGAACCCGGCCCGCAGCACCGGGCCGGCCCTGTTCGCCGGCGGCGCGCACATCGGCCAGCTCTGGCTCTTCTGGCTCGCCCCGATCCTCGGCGCGGTGACGGCAGGCCTTCTGGCCAAGATGCTGTACGAGCCGAACGACGCCGTCGACACGGTCATCGGCGACCACTCCGTCGCGAAGCCTGTCTGA
- a CDS encoding hypothetical protein (ID:RHAL1_03379;~conserved protein of unknown function;~source:Prodigal:2.6) has translation MDEEHGKGLLDKAKGAVKEAVGKVTGNEKLEAEGKADKLAGTAHEKVGDVKDAGKTIADTFKR, from the coding sequence ATGGACGAAGAACACGGCAAGGGCCTGCTCGATAAGGCGAAGGGCGCCGTCAAGGAGGCCGTCGGCAAGGTCACCGGCAACGAGAAGCTCGAGGCGGAAGGCAAGGCCGACAAGCTCGCCGGCACCGCGCACGAGAAGGTCGGCGACGTGAAGGATGCCGGCAAGACGATCGCCGACACCTTCAAGCGCTGA
- a CDS encoding hypothetical protein (ID:RHAL1_03380;~conserved protein of unknown function;~source:Prodigal:2.6) — protein MIDAMVGHHHLDPARVFITGLSSGGAMSLVMLATYPEVFAGGAVIAGLPYGCANGAYQAIDRMHGLGGANTAALEAKIRAASPHQGPWPTLSIWHGSADRTVSVDNVGSILGQWSALHGLPPEPTREGLVEGFPRRVWCDATGREVVEVFSITGMGHGTPIETLGEDSVGVSGIYMLDMHISSTRHIARFWGLAPLAPAPVVAAPQQDDAVAVREAPDLAAGATAPASEAAKPPIRVPAKVAAQAGGLGSGFEETLRFQMGLTFQLLDAWARWWSLGTKPQARSAKLPE, from the coding sequence ATGATCGACGCGATGGTCGGCCATCATCACCTCGATCCGGCGCGCGTGTTCATCACGGGCCTCTCGTCGGGCGGCGCGATGTCGCTCGTGATGCTGGCGACCTACCCCGAGGTCTTCGCCGGCGGCGCCGTCATCGCGGGCCTGCCCTACGGTTGCGCGAACGGAGCCTATCAGGCCATCGATCGCATGCACGGTCTCGGCGGCGCGAACACGGCCGCGCTGGAAGCGAAGATCCGCGCCGCGTCGCCCCATCAGGGACCGTGGCCGACGCTTTCGATCTGGCACGGCAGCGCCGACCGGACGGTGAGCGTCGACAACGTCGGGTCGATCCTCGGCCAATGGAGCGCGCTGCACGGCCTGCCGCCGGAGCCGACGCGCGAGGGCCTGGTCGAAGGCTTTCCGCGCCGCGTCTGGTGCGATGCTACGGGCCGTGAGGTCGTTGAGGTCTTCAGCATCACCGGCATGGGCCACGGCACGCCGATCGAAACGCTCGGCGAGGACAGCGTCGGCGTCAGCGGGATCTACATGCTCGACATGCACATATCCTCGACGAGGCACATTGCGCGCTTCTGGGGGCTGGCGCCGCTTGCCCCGGCGCCCGTGGTGGCGGCTCCACAGCAGGACGATGCGGTCGCCGTGCGCGAAGCACCCGATCTCGCAGCCGGGGCGACCGCTCCTGCATCTGAGGCGGCCAAACCTCCAATCCGCGTCCCCGCAAAGGTCGCCGCGCAGGCAGGCGGTCTCGGATCCGGCTTCGAGGAAACGCTCCGTTTCCAGATGGGCCTCACGTTCCAGCTCCTCGACGCCTGGGCGAGGTGGTGGTCGCTCGGCACGAAGCCGCAAGCCCGGAGCGCCAAGCTGCCGGAGTGA
- the ibpA_2 gene encoding heat shock chaperone (ID:RHAL1_03381;~source:Prodigal:2.6): MRTYDFAPLYRSTVGFDRLFDLLDSGAARSDWPPYDIEKKGENEYQITMAVAGFKENEVELTQHGVNLYVTGQKAAPQSERQMLHQGIAGRSFKQTFSLAEHVKVVGAKLEDGLLSIDLVREVPEQLKPRRIAIGSPLPTVAGQDNRQKGTDGEQKAA, from the coding sequence ATGAGAACCTACGACTTCGCGCCGCTCTATCGCTCCACCGTCGGCTTCGACCGGCTGTTCGATCTGCTCGATAGCGGCGCCGCCCGCTCGGACTGGCCGCCCTACGACATCGAGAAGAAGGGCGAGAACGAGTACCAGATCACCATGGCCGTCGCCGGCTTCAAGGAGAACGAGGTCGAGCTGACCCAGCACGGCGTCAACCTCTACGTGACGGGCCAGAAGGCCGCGCCGCAGAGCGAGCGCCAGATGCTGCACCAGGGCATCGCCGGGCGCAGCTTCAAGCAGACCTTCAGCCTCGCCGAGCATGTGAAGGTCGTCGGCGCCAAGCTCGAGGACGGCCTGCTCTCGATCGACCTCGTGCGCGAGGTGCCCGAGCAGCTGAAGCCGCGGCGCATCGCGATCGGCTCGCCGCTGCCGACCGTCGCGGGCCAGGACAACCGCCAGAAGGGGACCGACGGCGAGCAGAAGGCCGCCTGA
- a CDS encoding hypothetical protein (ID:RHAL1_03382;~conserved protein of unknown function;~source:Prodigal:2.6) has translation MSHDDLDHPPHDQALIAGLQHPLDVLETAGLSKDEKRALLATWASDERAVLGAPTMRQLDNGAVVTLASIIAALKQLDGYAAVPSISFATSSDRRRNKLLTDWRLRARARGRRRDDDGDKPPPVPAASARLPAQAYQ, from the coding sequence ATGTCCCACGACGATCTCGATCACCCGCCGCACGACCAGGCCTTGATCGCGGGCCTGCAGCATCCCCTGGATGTGCTGGAGACGGCCGGCCTGTCGAAGGACGAGAAGCGCGCGCTGCTCGCGACCTGGGCCTCCGACGAGCGTGCCGTCCTCGGCGCCCCGACCATGCGCCAGCTCGACAACGGCGCCGTCGTGACGCTGGCGTCCATCATCGCAGCGCTCAAGCAGCTCGACGGATATGCCGCCGTGCCGTCGATCAGCTTCGCGACGTCGAGCGATCGGCGCCGCAACAAGCTGCTGACGGACTGGCGCCTGCGAGCGCGGGCGCGCGGACGGCGGCGCGACGACGATGGCGACAAGCCGCCGCCGGTGCCCGCGGCGAGCGCAAGACTTCCGGCCCAGGCCTACCAATGA
- a CDS encoding exported protein of unknown function (ID:RHAL1_03383;~source:Prodigal:2.6): MPRVLVATMSALLLVAALPARGEDDKTVTVPGLQSLVSGMGLTDTGDKKGYVSIEHQGGRDLTVTLQPVEDGKYLSLYASLGEIPASKLPSMPAEKMLEYNDSHRFYFTIGGDEAKTGYLQTRIEAAEVNPKALRDALDTLIASVDETKDLWDQDGWPSSDKAGTGAAKAGGQTPAASYPVLQDEADAAWAAAPLAIKTAVFTKDKVPGFGAYEVRDTATYKSGEVVHTYIEPVYYAWKPLPGQKFGIDLSADILIRTKAGGSKIIDQKNFLHLADSFASKFKMVDMVANVTLEDSLAATDYIITFTVHDAIGNKVATVDMPFAIAK, encoded by the coding sequence ATGCCACGTGTGCTCGTCGCGACGATGTCGGCGCTCCTTCTCGTCGCGGCGCTGCCCGCGCGCGGCGAGGACGACAAGACCGTCACGGTCCCCGGGCTTCAGAGCCTCGTCTCCGGCATGGGGCTGACGGACACCGGCGACAAGAAGGGCTATGTCTCGATCGAGCACCAGGGCGGCCGCGACCTCACCGTGACGCTGCAGCCGGTCGAGGACGGCAAGTACCTCTCCCTCTACGCGAGCCTCGGCGAGATCCCGGCTTCCAAGCTGCCTTCGATGCCGGCCGAGAAGATGCTCGAGTACAACGACAGCCATCGCTTCTATTTCACGATCGGCGGCGACGAGGCGAAGACCGGCTACCTGCAGACCCGCATCGAGGCGGCCGAGGTCAACCCGAAGGCGCTGCGCGACGCGCTCGATACGCTGATCGCCTCTGTCGACGAGACCAAGGACCTGTGGGACCAGGACGGCTGGCCCTCCAGCGACAAGGCCGGCACCGGCGCCGCCAAGGCGGGCGGCCAGACGCCCGCCGCAAGCTACCCCGTGCTGCAGGACGAAGCGGATGCAGCCTGGGCGGCAGCGCCGCTCGCGATCAAGACCGCGGTCTTCACCAAGGACAAGGTGCCGGGCTTCGGCGCGTACGAGGTGCGCGACACCGCGACCTACAAGTCCGGCGAGGTCGTCCACACCTACATCGAGCCGGTGTACTACGCCTGGAAGCCGCTGCCCGGGCAAAAGTTTGGCATCGATCTTTCCGCCGACATCCTGATCCGCACCAAGGCCGGCGGCTCGAAGATCATCGACCAGAAGAACTTCCTGCACCTCGCCGACAGCTTCGCGTCGAAGTTCAAGATGGTCGACATGGTGGCGAACGTCACGCTGGAGGACAGCCTGGCGGCGACCGACTACATCATCACCTTCACCGTGCACGACGCGATCGGCAACAAGGTCGCCACCGTCGACATGCCGTTTGCGATCGCGAAGTAG